DNA sequence from the Cohnella herbarum genome:
CGCTTACACTTTAGTGGGAATAACGATCTAAATTATTATTAAATGTAATGCTATCTGATGAAAACGGAGCGCTGCCACCATGCATTACTTAATCGGTATTTTCAATAACTGGAAGCTTCGCAATAAGCTTATTCTATCGTTCGTAGTGGTAGTATTCGTTCCTATTACGATAGTCGGAGTATTTCTTACGACAGAACTTCATCACAGAGCGCTTAACAACGCTCTGGAGCAAACGTCGATCAACTTGGAACGGGTTAAGAAAAGAACGACGGAGGTCATTAATGTCGCGTATGACATCTCATACCGTTTATCCTCCGATAATCGATTGATGAATGTGGCAACGAGCGAATACGAAACCGTATACGATGTCGTTAAAGCTTATCAGAACTATCCCGATATTAAGGATCAAATTCGCCTCTACAAAGAAATCTCTAACATCCGTCTCTATATCAGCAATAAAACTTTGCTGGACAATTGGGAATTTATTCAACCTTCCAAATCCGTGATCGAAACCGATTGGTATCAAACCGCGATCAAGAGCAGCGGACTGATTAGCTGGAATTACATCGAGGACGAACGGGACCATCAAAAGTATTTAAGCTTGATTCGCAAAATCGATTTTTTGTCTAAAAACGACTACGGAACGCTCGTTATTAACGTTAACTCCAGAATGCTCGATTCTATTCTGAATCAAGAATCTTACGAGACGATGATCGTGGATCAGAATAACCTTATCGTATCGGCCAACCGGCCAGGGCGAATCGGGAAGACGCTCAAAGAGATCCATTACGACCCCAGCGTGATGGATAAGCAGAACGGAAGCTTTCAAGCCGTCATCGACGGGGAAGCATCGCGGGTTCAGATCGAACCGCTCAATCCGGATTCAAGCTTGAACGGTATACGCATTATTTCCGTCGTCTCCATCAGCAGCATCGTTAAAGACGCCAATTATATTAGCCGGATGGCCGTTATCGTGATATCGATCAGCTTGCTTGTCGCTCTTATTATGATTTACGGTTTCTCGACGCTATTGTCCAAGCGAATGCTTAGATTAAGCAAATACATTACGAAAGCCGCTACCGGGAATTTGGATATCGCCATGGATATCGACGGAAAGGATGAAATCGGTCAGCTATCCAGGCAATTTAACGCTATGGTGTTCAGTATCAACGAGTTGCTTAGCGAGGTGAAGATTTCCAATCATCAGAAGGAGCAACTTCAATCGAAGCAAAACGAAATTAAATTCAAAATGATGGCGAGTCAAATCAATCCGCATTTTCTATTCAACGCGCTGGAATCGATCCGAATGAAAGCTCACTTAAAGGGACAGTCCGATATTTCGAATGTGGTTCGGCTGCTCGGCAAGATGATGAGGAAAAATCTTGAAGCCGGAAATCGGACCGTACCTCTGAGAAATGAAATCGATATGGTTCGGTGCTATTTGGACATTCAAAAATTCCGTTATGAAGATCGTTTGGCTTATGAATTGCGGATTGATCCTCTTGCCGAAGCGGTACCTATACTGCCGCTGATTATCCAGCCATTGGTGGAAAACGCCGTCATTCATGGCCTAGAGGAAAGGGAAGAAGGAGGATTCGTTCGCGTTAAAGCCGTATTGTCCGAGAAATTCGTTGAAGTCGAAGTTTATGACAACGGTGTAGGCATGTCTCGGGAAAGGTTGGAGTCGCTCTTGAAATCCATTGACGACAAGGAAGACGATGAGCTCCATCGGATCGGATTAAGAAACGTCCATATGAGGCTCCAATTGTCTTACGGTTCGGAATACGGGTTAACGATATGGAGCGGCTGGCAGTCGGGGACGAGCATTCGATTTAAGATACCTTTAGGGGGCGGTTTACATGTATAGCGTATTAATTACGGACGACGAACCTACGATTCGCGAAGGCCTGCGGAATTTAATCGAATGGGAAAAATACGGCTTTCAAGTGGCGGACGTGGCTTCGAATAGCAGAGAAGCATTGCAGAAATTTAAGCAGTATGCCCCAAACCTATTGATTATGGACATTCGTATGCCTGGAATGAGCGGATTAGAGCTTATTCAAGCTTTACGCAACTACAGCGATATTCCATTTCACGTATTGATCTTGAGCGGGTATGCCGATTTCGCTTACGCCAAGAAAGCGATTAATTTGCATATCGCCGGCTATCTATTAAAACCTGTGGACGAAGAGGAACTCACCGAACATCTGATTCAGCTGAAAACGGTGCTGGACGCGGAGAGGTCGGATAAACTGAGGGCGGATATGCACGAAGGATCGAAAAAGGAGCTGCTGGTAAAATCCCTGCTGGCGTCAGGAGATCAGGTCGAAGCCGGTCATTATCAAGCAGATGCGGAGACTGCGGAGTTAGTCTGGGACGGTTATGAAATCGTGCTTATTACACTGCAGGGAAGAAACCGTCGAGAAATCGATTCCGCAGGGCGAACGATGTTCAAACAGGCTTGTTCACAACGATTCGACGATGCGGAGAGGGGAATTTCGTTCTGGATGGAGCCCTACTTCTGCTTGATGCTTAAGGAAAATTTACATCACCCTTTGACGAAAAAGAAGATCTACGAAGAGCTTTCGGCATTAGCTCAGGCTCATGATATGACGTTTGCCGCAGCTTCGGGGGGCAGCTTCAAGCAGCTTCACGAAATCGCTCTCTCTTATGAGAAGGCCGCAAAATTGCTGGATTTACGGTTTTTCTATGCTGCCGATCAGTTGATTACGGATGATTTCGCTCCCGTCGGAATCCCGGTTCAGCACGAAAATGAGGAGCCTCTCAACGCTGCATCGATTGTCGACAAGCTTTATTTTGCGATTAAGATCGGTCAAGAAGAGGTTGTGGAGAAGTTGGTTTCGGACTGGGGTCAAACCCTAATCGAGAAGGGGTACTCGGAGGAATCTATCAAGCTGCAATTCACGAAATTGATCACGCTCGTAAGAGGGAGGTTACTGGAGAGCGGCCCCGAGATAGAGGTAAGAAAACAGCCTTTGTCCGAGGGGATTCTCGAGATCTATAAACAATCGCCGTACGACTCCCTTAAACGGTATGTGATTCAACTTCTTAACGGTTTTATGCCTAGCGAAGGAAATGCGAGCATGGAAATTCATATGAAGAAAATGATTGATCTAATCGAACGCAACTCCCATGAGAACCTAAAACTGGACACGTTAGCGGATGTCTTTAATTATAATAGCGCCTACTTGGGCAAGGTGTTCAAGAAGACGACAGGGGAATATTTCAATACTTTTGTCGACAAAGTGAGAATTAGGAAAGCGAAAGAGCTCCTGAATCAAGGGGTTAAAGTGGCTCAGGTGGCAGAGAAGGTCGGCTTTGCGAACGTGGACTATTTTTACAGCAAATTCAGAAAATACGAGGGCGTGTCTCCCTCTTCCTTTCGTAAAAAGTAATGGGTTTCGCTTCGCGATTGTGCAATTTCCATATGAATTCATGTTCAATTATACGGGTTTTGTATGCGCTTTATTTCCGATATCATAAATACATAAAGCAAGGAGGGATCCAGTTGAAAGCGGTAACAACTTCATCGGATTATGTTCCGGTTCGGAAGAAGAAATCTTTCTGGAACGTGTTTGCGCAGCAGAAATACTTGTACCTGATGTCGTTGCCATTCGTTGCTTGGGTATTCGTATTCAGTTATTTGCCGCTATGGGGCTGGACGATGGCCTTTCAGAAATTTAAGCCGGGCATTTCGTTTTTCGACCAGAAGTGGGTAGGGCTGACTTATTTCAAAGAACTGTTTCAGGACGAGCAATTTTATCAGGTGCTGCGCAATACGCTCGCGATGAGCGTCATGGGATTAATAGCCGGGTTCACTATCCCTATCATTTTTGCCATTTTGTTAAACGAGGTCAGACATCAAGTGTTTAAGAGAATTGCCCAGACGATTTCTTATCTTCCTCACTTTGTTTCCTGGGTTGTCGCGGCGGGAATCGTGACGAAAATGCTTTCGACGGACAACGGCATCGTTAACGATGTTTTAATGGGTCTTCATTTGATCAAGGAGCCTATTCAGTTTATGGGAGAAGGCAAATTGTTCTGGGGGATCGTGACCGCTTCCGATATTTGGAAGGAAACGGGGTGGAACGCCATTATCTATCTCGCGGCGATCGCCGGAATCGGCCCGGAGTTGTACGAGGCGGCGAAGGTAGACGGAGCAAGTCGGCTGCAGCAGGTTTGGAACATCACGCTTCCCGGTATCCGGTCCACGATTATCATTCTTGTTATTATTTCGATCGGCCACTTGATAAGTATCGGATTCGAAAGACAGTTTTTGCTAGGCAACAATTTAGTGCGCGACTATTCGCAAACGCTAGACTTATATTCGTTGAATTACGGCTTGGGAATGGGCAGGTACTCGTTCGGTACGGCAATCAATATGTTTAACTCGGTCGTGGCCGTAATACTCCTCTTTACCGCGAACGGATTGTTCAAAAAAATAACAA
Encoded proteins:
- a CDS encoding sensor histidine kinase; protein product: MHYLIGIFNNWKLRNKLILSFVVVVFVPITIVGVFLTTELHHRALNNALEQTSINLERVKKRTTEVINVAYDISYRLSSDNRLMNVATSEYETVYDVVKAYQNYPDIKDQIRLYKEISNIRLYISNKTLLDNWEFIQPSKSVIETDWYQTAIKSSGLISWNYIEDERDHQKYLSLIRKIDFLSKNDYGTLVINVNSRMLDSILNQESYETMIVDQNNLIVSANRPGRIGKTLKEIHYDPSVMDKQNGSFQAVIDGEASRVQIEPLNPDSSLNGIRIISVVSISSIVKDANYISRMAVIVISISLLVALIMIYGFSTLLSKRMLRLSKYITKAATGNLDIAMDIDGKDEIGQLSRQFNAMVFSINELLSEVKISNHQKEQLQSKQNEIKFKMMASQINPHFLFNALESIRMKAHLKGQSDISNVVRLLGKMMRKNLEAGNRTVPLRNEIDMVRCYLDIQKFRYEDRLAYELRIDPLAEAVPILPLIIQPLVENAVIHGLEEREEGGFVRVKAVLSEKFVEVEVYDNGVGMSRERLESLLKSIDDKEDDELHRIGLRNVHMRLQLSYGSEYGLTIWSGWQSGTSIRFKIPLGGGLHV
- a CDS encoding response regulator transcription factor, which produces MYSVLITDDEPTIREGLRNLIEWEKYGFQVADVASNSREALQKFKQYAPNLLIMDIRMPGMSGLELIQALRNYSDIPFHVLILSGYADFAYAKKAINLHIAGYLLKPVDEEELTEHLIQLKTVLDAERSDKLRADMHEGSKKELLVKSLLASGDQVEAGHYQADAETAELVWDGYEIVLITLQGRNRREIDSAGRTMFKQACSQRFDDAERGISFWMEPYFCLMLKENLHHPLTKKKIYEELSALAQAHDMTFAAASGGSFKQLHEIALSYEKAAKLLDLRFFYAADQLITDDFAPVGIPVQHENEEPLNAASIVDKLYFAIKIGQEEVVEKLVSDWGQTLIEKGYSEESIKLQFTKLITLVRGRLLESGPEIEVRKQPLSEGILEIYKQSPYDSLKRYVIQLLNGFMPSEGNASMEIHMKKMIDLIERNSHENLKLDTLADVFNYNSAYLGKVFKKTTGEYFNTFVDKVRIRKAKELLNQGVKVAQVAEKVGFANVDYFYSKFRKYEGVSPSSFRKK
- a CDS encoding ABC transporter permease; this encodes MKAVTTSSDYVPVRKKKSFWNVFAQQKYLYLMSLPFVAWVFVFSYLPLWGWTMAFQKFKPGISFFDQKWVGLTYFKELFQDEQFYQVLRNTLAMSVMGLIAGFTIPIIFAILLNEVRHQVFKRIAQTISYLPHFVSWVVAAGIVTKMLSTDNGIVNDVLMGLHLIKEPIQFMGEGKLFWGIVTASDIWKETGWNAIIYLAAIAGIGPELYEAAKVDGASRLQQVWNITLPGIRSTIIILVIISIGHLISIGFERQFLLGNNLVRDYSQTLDLYSLNYGLGMGRYSFGTAINMFNSVVAVILLFTANGLFKKITKESIL